In one window of Arachis ipaensis cultivar K30076 chromosome B06, Araip1.1, whole genome shotgun sequence DNA:
- the LOC107645874 gene encoding protein-lysine N-methyltransferase EEF2KMT isoform X4 has product MATAAVEEQELDPSLPACVNLISAILAMEPSDLVISHARACGGGSITESVQKFIWDHCLSTPGDFYAPYLKIFLKKLISEVEFDHGYVLDYLYELYAQYMTSFKDDSFGKRDTRVCKRISYIFPDGCSELQSKQHSRALVFTLQCSLNMLEGDTGCSIWPSSLFLSELILSHPKLFSNKSCFEIGSGVGLVGLCLAHVKASKVILSDGDLSTLANMKFNLELNHLNIETDMPQGSENPIMVKCMHLPWESTSESQLQDIVPDVVCDI; this is encoded by the exons ATGGCGACGGCGGCGGTGGAGGAGCAAGAGCTGGATCCATCGCTGCCGGCTTGCGTGAACCTGATTTCAGCGATTCTGGCGATGGAGCCTTCCGATTTGGTGATCTCACATGCCAG GGCGTGTGGTGGAGGCTCAATTACAGAGTCAGTTCAGAAGTTCATCTGGGACCATTGCCTTTCCACTCCT GGTGATTTTTATGCTCCTTACTTGAAGATTTTTCTCAAGAAACTTATAAGTGAAGTTGAGTTTGATCATGGCTATGTTTTGGACTACTTGTACGAGCTCTATGCTCAGTACATGACATCTTTCAAG GATGACAGTTTTGGCAAAAGAGATACAAGAGTCTGCAAAAGAATTTCGTATATTTTTCCTGATG GTTGTTCTGAACTACAAAGCAAGCAGCACTCAAGAGCGTTGGTGTTTACCTTACAGTGTTCTCTTAATATGCTTGAAGGTGATACAGG GTGTTCCATATGGCCATCAAGTCTGTTTCTATCCGAGTTAATACTTTCTCATCCAAAGTTGTTTTCTAATAAATCTTGCTTTGAG ATTGGCTCAGGAGTTGGCTTAGTTGGATTATGTCTTGCACATGTGAAAGCTTCCAAG GTGATATTAAGTGACGGGGACTTATCAACTCTAGCTAACATGAAGTTTAATTTGGAGTTGAACCACCTCAATATCGAAACTGACATGCCACAAGGAAGTGAAAATCCAATCATG GTAAAATGTATGCATCTGCCATGGGAATCTACATCAGAGAGTCAACTCCAGGATATTGTGCCAGATGTTGT ATGTGATATATGA
- the LOC107645874 gene encoding protein-lysine N-methyltransferase EEF2KMT isoform X2 has protein sequence MATAAVEEQELDPSLPACVNLISAILAMEPSDLVISHARACGGGSITESVQKFIWDHCLSTPIFLKKLISEVEFDHGYVLDYLYELYAQYMTSFKDDSFGKRDTRVCKRISYIFPDGCSELQSKQHSRALVFTLQCSLNMLEGDTGCSIWPSSLFLSELILSHPKLFSNKSCFEIGSGVGLVGLCLAHVKASKVILSDGDLSTLANMKFNLELNHLNIETDMPQGSENPIMVKCMHLPWESTSESQLQDIVPDVVLGADVIYDPVCLPHLVRVLAILLNRTKSDSCKPENGDACDESVGRCKVVYNGRADGKSKEAPVAYIAYVIRNIETFDYFLSLAKQANLDIMDLSDSLKPLNLLRYMQSYNQTHVKLLSITCSNRVMGA, from the exons ATGGCGACGGCGGCGGTGGAGGAGCAAGAGCTGGATCCATCGCTGCCGGCTTGCGTGAACCTGATTTCAGCGATTCTGGCGATGGAGCCTTCCGATTTGGTGATCTCACATGCCAG GGCGTGTGGTGGAGGCTCAATTACAGAGTCAGTTCAGAAGTTCATCTGGGACCATTGCCTTTCCACTCCT ATTTTTCTCAAGAAACTTATAAGTGAAGTTGAGTTTGATCATGGCTATGTTTTGGACTACTTGTACGAGCTCTATGCTCAGTACATGACATCTTTCAAG GATGACAGTTTTGGCAAAAGAGATACAAGAGTCTGCAAAAGAATTTCGTATATTTTTCCTGATG GTTGTTCTGAACTACAAAGCAAGCAGCACTCAAGAGCGTTGGTGTTTACCTTACAGTGTTCTCTTAATATGCTTGAAGGTGATACAGG GTGTTCCATATGGCCATCAAGTCTGTTTCTATCCGAGTTAATACTTTCTCATCCAAAGTTGTTTTCTAATAAATCTTGCTTTGAG ATTGGCTCAGGAGTTGGCTTAGTTGGATTATGTCTTGCACATGTGAAAGCTTCCAAG GTGATATTAAGTGACGGGGACTTATCAACTCTAGCTAACATGAAGTTTAATTTGGAGTTGAACCACCTCAATATCGAAACTGACATGCCACAAGGAAGTGAAAATCCAATCATG GTAAAATGTATGCATCTGCCATGGGAATCTACATCAGAGAGTCAACTCCAGGATATTGTGCCAGATGTTGT CTTGGGTGCAGATGTGATATATGATCCTGTTTGCCTTCCACATCTTGTTCGAGTACTAGCCATTCTTCTGAATAGAACGAAATCAGATTCTTGCAAACCTGAAAATGGAGATGCTTGTGATGAATCCGTTGGTAGATGCAAAGTAGTCTATAATGGGCGTGCGGATGGCAAGTCAAAGGAAGCACCAGTGGCCTATATTGCATATGTTATCCGGAATATTGAGACATTCGATTACTTTCTTTCGCTGGCGAAGCAGGCTAACCTTGATATTATGGACCTATCAGATTCGCTGAAACCTCTAAATCTCCTCCGGTACATGCAGTCATACAATCAAACTCATGTAAAACTGTTGTCTATCACTTGCAGCAACAGAGTCATGGGAGCATAA
- the LOC107645874 gene encoding protein-lysine N-methyltransferase EEF2KMT isoform X1, with amino-acid sequence MATAAVEEQELDPSLPACVNLISAILAMEPSDLVISHARACGGGSITESVQKFIWDHCLSTPGDFYAPYLKIFLKKLISEVEFDHGYVLDYLYELYAQYMTSFKDDSFGKRDTRVCKRISYIFPDGCSELQSKQHSRALVFTLQCSLNMLEGDTGCSIWPSSLFLSELILSHPKLFSNKSCFEIGSGVGLVGLCLAHVKASKVILSDGDLSTLANMKFNLELNHLNIETDMPQGSENPIMVKCMHLPWESTSESQLQDIVPDVVLGADVIYDPVCLPHLVRVLAILLNRTKSDSCKPENGDACDESVGRCKVVYNGRADGKSKEAPVAYIAYVIRNIETFDYFLSLAKQANLDIMDLSDSLKPLNLLRYMQSYNQTHVKLLSITCSNRVMGA; translated from the exons ATGGCGACGGCGGCGGTGGAGGAGCAAGAGCTGGATCCATCGCTGCCGGCTTGCGTGAACCTGATTTCAGCGATTCTGGCGATGGAGCCTTCCGATTTGGTGATCTCACATGCCAG GGCGTGTGGTGGAGGCTCAATTACAGAGTCAGTTCAGAAGTTCATCTGGGACCATTGCCTTTCCACTCCT GGTGATTTTTATGCTCCTTACTTGAAGATTTTTCTCAAGAAACTTATAAGTGAAGTTGAGTTTGATCATGGCTATGTTTTGGACTACTTGTACGAGCTCTATGCTCAGTACATGACATCTTTCAAG GATGACAGTTTTGGCAAAAGAGATACAAGAGTCTGCAAAAGAATTTCGTATATTTTTCCTGATG GTTGTTCTGAACTACAAAGCAAGCAGCACTCAAGAGCGTTGGTGTTTACCTTACAGTGTTCTCTTAATATGCTTGAAGGTGATACAGG GTGTTCCATATGGCCATCAAGTCTGTTTCTATCCGAGTTAATACTTTCTCATCCAAAGTTGTTTTCTAATAAATCTTGCTTTGAG ATTGGCTCAGGAGTTGGCTTAGTTGGATTATGTCTTGCACATGTGAAAGCTTCCAAG GTGATATTAAGTGACGGGGACTTATCAACTCTAGCTAACATGAAGTTTAATTTGGAGTTGAACCACCTCAATATCGAAACTGACATGCCACAAGGAAGTGAAAATCCAATCATG GTAAAATGTATGCATCTGCCATGGGAATCTACATCAGAGAGTCAACTCCAGGATATTGTGCCAGATGTTGT CTTGGGTGCAGATGTGATATATGATCCTGTTTGCCTTCCACATCTTGTTCGAGTACTAGCCATTCTTCTGAATAGAACGAAATCAGATTCTTGCAAACCTGAAAATGGAGATGCTTGTGATGAATCCGTTGGTAGATGCAAAGTAGTCTATAATGGGCGTGCGGATGGCAAGTCAAAGGAAGCACCAGTGGCCTATATTGCATATGTTATCCGGAATATTGAGACATTCGATTACTTTCTTTCGCTGGCGAAGCAGGCTAACCTTGATATTATGGACCTATCAGATTCGCTGAAACCTCTAAATCTCCTCCGGTACATGCAGTCATACAATCAAACTCATGTAAAACTGTTGTCTATCACTTGCAGCAACAGAGTCATGGGAGCATAA
- the LOC110263701 gene encoding uncharacterized protein LOC110263701, which produces MSGLSINFEKSNLIPVNCSQEWVSRMCQLLGCQEAALPVRYLGISLGANPRLVKTWKPVLDKVEEKLSLWKAKVLSKAGKLVLIKSVLNSLPIYYLSLYKMPTAVARRIIFLQRRFFWGKDDGRPGMALVKWEVVQAPKKLGGLGVGDAVVRNTALLFKWWWRFSKEDCPLWKKIVCSCNSLNPTHLLSTQELPRRGGPWRDICQIQIKEQHVKQKMIDGLAMEVGDGRSTRLVADVQDRVVWKFGKEGVYSTNSFVQVLQEETMNEELVSYTFTKEIWKGLVPPRIELFVWCGVHGYRHLDKSGLLPVL; this is translated from the exons ATGTCTGGGTTGAGTATCAATTTTGAGAAGTCCAACTTGATACCGGTGAACTGCAGTCAGGAGTGGGTAAGTCGAATGTGTCAACTACTAGGATGCCAGGAGGCAGCACTACCGGTGAGGTATCTTGGAATTAGCCTAGGTGCAAACCCACGGCTAGTAAAAACTTGGAAGCCGGTCCTAGATAAGGTGGAAGAAAAACTAAGCTTGTGGAAAGCGAAGGTTCTTAGTAAGGCTGGAAAGCTGGTGCTCATTAAGTCAGTGCTCAATAGCCTACCTATCTACTACCTGagcttgtataagatgccaaCTGCAGTTGCACGAAGAATCATTTTCTTGCAGCGGAGGTTCTTTTGGGGGAAGGATGATGGACGACCTGGGATGGCTCTCGTGAAGTGGGAAGTGGTCCAGGCGCCAAAGAAGCTGGGAGGGTTGGGGGTGGGTGATGCAGTGGTCCGCAATACTGCCTTACtatttaaatggtggtggcgATTCTCAAAGGAGGACTGTCCTCTATGGAAGAAGATTGTGTGCTCCTGTAACAGTTTGAACCCGACTCACTTGTTGTCAACTCAGGAGTTACCAAGGAGAGGGGGCCCGTGGAGAGACATATGTCAAATACAAATAAAGGAGCAACATGTCAAACAGAAGATGATTGATGGTCTTGCCATGGAAGTAGGAGATGGTAGATCAACCAG ATTAGTTGCAGATGTACAAGACAGAGTGGTGTGGAAATTTGGCAAGGAAGGAGTttattctactaactcatttgtgcaggttttgCAGGAAGAGACCATGAATGAGGAGCTTGTGAGCTATACTTTCACGAAGGAAATTTGGAAAGGATTAGTCCCACCGCGGATCGAGTTGTTCGTTTG gtgtggtgtgcatggATATCGGCATTTGGACAAGAGTGGACTGCTCCCGGTACTTTGA
- the LOC107645874 gene encoding putative protein N-methyltransferase FAM86B1 isoform X3, translating into MATAAVEEQELDPSLPACVNLISAILAMEPSDLVISHARACGGGSITESVQKFIWDHCLSTPDDSFGKRDTRVCKRISYIFPDGCSELQSKQHSRALVFTLQCSLNMLEGDTGCSIWPSSLFLSELILSHPKLFSNKSCFEIGSGVGLVGLCLAHVKASKVILSDGDLSTLANMKFNLELNHLNIETDMPQGSENPIMVKCMHLPWESTSESQLQDIVPDVVLGADVIYDPVCLPHLVRVLAILLNRTKSDSCKPENGDACDESVGRCKVVYNGRADGKSKEAPVAYIAYVIRNIETFDYFLSLAKQANLDIMDLSDSLKPLNLLRYMQSYNQTHVKLLSITCSNRVMGA; encoded by the exons ATGGCGACGGCGGCGGTGGAGGAGCAAGAGCTGGATCCATCGCTGCCGGCTTGCGTGAACCTGATTTCAGCGATTCTGGCGATGGAGCCTTCCGATTTGGTGATCTCACATGCCAG GGCGTGTGGTGGAGGCTCAATTACAGAGTCAGTTCAGAAGTTCATCTGGGACCATTGCCTTTCCACTCCT GATGACAGTTTTGGCAAAAGAGATACAAGAGTCTGCAAAAGAATTTCGTATATTTTTCCTGATG GTTGTTCTGAACTACAAAGCAAGCAGCACTCAAGAGCGTTGGTGTTTACCTTACAGTGTTCTCTTAATATGCTTGAAGGTGATACAGG GTGTTCCATATGGCCATCAAGTCTGTTTCTATCCGAGTTAATACTTTCTCATCCAAAGTTGTTTTCTAATAAATCTTGCTTTGAG ATTGGCTCAGGAGTTGGCTTAGTTGGATTATGTCTTGCACATGTGAAAGCTTCCAAG GTGATATTAAGTGACGGGGACTTATCAACTCTAGCTAACATGAAGTTTAATTTGGAGTTGAACCACCTCAATATCGAAACTGACATGCCACAAGGAAGTGAAAATCCAATCATG GTAAAATGTATGCATCTGCCATGGGAATCTACATCAGAGAGTCAACTCCAGGATATTGTGCCAGATGTTGT CTTGGGTGCAGATGTGATATATGATCCTGTTTGCCTTCCACATCTTGTTCGAGTACTAGCCATTCTTCTGAATAGAACGAAATCAGATTCTTGCAAACCTGAAAATGGAGATGCTTGTGATGAATCCGTTGGTAGATGCAAAGTAGTCTATAATGGGCGTGCGGATGGCAAGTCAAAGGAAGCACCAGTGGCCTATATTGCATATGTTATCCGGAATATTGAGACATTCGATTACTTTCTTTCGCTGGCGAAGCAGGCTAACCTTGATATTATGGACCTATCAGATTCGCTGAAACCTCTAAATCTCCTCCGGTACATGCAGTCATACAATCAAACTCATGTAAAACTGTTGTCTATCACTTGCAGCAACAGAGTCATGGGAGCATAA
- the LOC107648008 gene encoding kinesin-like protein KIN-1, with product MSSITVCARFRPLTSKEKLNGDADSVCIRCIDSETFVFKDDKDEELTFSFDRVFYEESKQDDVYQFLALPIVRDSVNAINGTIITYGQTGAGKTYSMEGPGILECDEQKKGLLPRVVKGLFDSLSPSDEELTFSIKLSMVEIYMEKIRDLFDLSKDNIQIKESKSRGIILHGVTEITVLDPAEALQSLSRGIANRAVGETQMNLASSRSHCVYIFTIQQEFLREKRMRSGKLILVDLAGSEKVEKTGAEGRVLEEAKTINKSLSALGNVINSLTCGLQGKTSHIPYRDSKLTRMLQDALGGTARTALLCCCSPSASNVSESLSTLRFGARAKHIKSSPRVHCIEEKSNTGSTASSPPGDEFSLRIMNELGKRLNMEDVKLLEELFIQEGILYDLQSVEEDQEIENLNFQTISLLQEALEKLTSAIDELKRENSILKAKVDASVEFSFCKEDKKRLIHNMIFGGVIFVSLWGLLVWVI from the exons ATGTCAAGTATTACTGTTTGTGCTCGCTTCAGGCCTTTAACTTCAAAAGAGAAGCTAAATGGCGATGCTGATTCTGTCTGCATTCGGTGCATAGACTCCGAAACTTTCGTTTTCAAG GACGATAAGGATGAAGAATTAACGTTTAGCTTTGATAGAGTGTTCTACGAGGAATCCAAGCAAGATGATGTCTATCAATTCCTAGCTCTTCCCATAGTTAGAG ATTCTGTCAACGCAATTAATGGGACAATTATCACTTATGGCCAG ACTGGAGCTGGGAAGACATATAGTATGGAG GGACCTGGTATACTTGAATGTGACGAACAGAAGAAAGGACTTCTTCCAAGGGTTGTAAAAGGACTATTTGATTCCTTAAGTCCTTCAGATGAAGAATTGacattttcaatcaagttgtcaATG GTTGAAATTTACATGGAAAAAATAAG GGACCTTTTTGATTTATCAAAAGACAATATACAAATTAAGGAGAGTAAATCTCGAGGAATAATTTTACACGGCGTAACAGAG ATCACTGTACTGGACCCAGCTGAAGCTTTGCAAAGCCTCTCC AGGGGGATAGCTAACCGAGCAGTAGGAGAGACCC AAATGAACTTGGCCAGCAGCAGAAGTCATTGTGTTTATATATTCACAATCCAGCAAGAATTTTTGAGAGAGAAAAG GATGAGGTCCGGAAAATTAATTCTTGTGGACTTGGCGGGGTCTGAGAAAGTGGAGAAAACAGGTGCTGAAGGAAGAGTTCTAGAAGAAGCTAAAACCATAAATAAATCGTTGTCTGCTCTTGGGAATGTAATAAATTCTCTTACATGTGGCTTGCAAGGAAAAACAAGCCATATCCCGTATCGTGATTCCAAGCTCACCCGAATGCTTCAGGATGCACTT GGAGGAACCGCTAGGACTGCATTACTCTGTTGTTGCTCCCCTAGTGCTTCTAATGTATCAGAGTCTCTGTCCACTCTCCGTTTCGGAGCAAG GGCGAAACACATAAAGTCCTCTCCTCGAGTTCATTGCATTGAAGAAAAGAGCAACACAGGCTCCACTGCTTCTTCTCCACCGGGTGATGAGTTTTCTTTAAGAATTATGAACGAG TTGGGGAAACGATTGAACATGGAAGATGTGAAGTTATTGGAGGAATTGTTCATTCAAGAGGGAATTCTTTATGATCTACAATCAGTTGAAGAAGATCAAGAAATAGAAAATCTTAATTTTCAGACTATATCCTTACTACAAGAAGCCTTGGAAAAGCTCACATCGGCCATTGATGAG CTTAAAAGGGAGAACAGCATTCTCAAGGCAAAAGTTGATGCCTCTGTGGAGTTTTCCTTCTGCAaggaagataagaaaagattgatTCATAATATGATTTTTGGTGGGGTTATCTTTGTTTCTCTTTGGGGTCTTTTGGTGTGGGTTATTTGA
- the LOC107645873 gene encoding branched-chain-amino-acid aminotransferase-like protein 2, which produces MVGSEIVEVIHSWSAPRSLSTSTMYSFAQRDDIEVLDEPLYANFLRVTGLDRPYRKELLSKMESDGNKVVNDIIFGPGRMKYRYCKHIAKQRVPGLTNDLMKKGKHFILIRNPLDILPSFDKVVAPSFFELGLAELVCIYNELRELGKSPPVIDAADLQQHPEATLRGLCDDLEIPFQPTMLSWEEGPKSIDGLWAPWWYESIHKSTCFNQAKRYPQTFPFSLYDLLEQSLPLYNMLRRHVKKKQSSLLSPPLPLPDLPVPTNEKILVWVGDEIVPRDSAKVSVFDSVVQGGDSVWEGLRVYNGKIFKLEEHLDRMFDSAKALAFENVPTRDEIKDAIFRTLIRNGMFDNSHIRLSLTRGKKVTSGMSPAFNLYGCTLIVLAEWKPPVYDNTRGIVLVTASTRRNSPNSLDSKIHHNNLLNNILAKIEGNNAKVDDAIMLDKDGYVSETNATNIFIVKKGRVSTPHADYCLPGITRATIMDLVVKEDLILEERRISLSEVHTADEMWTSGTMGELSPVVKVDGRRIGDGEIGPVTKRLQDAYKNLTQQSGVPIPTYLAN; this is translated from the exons ATGGTGGGAAGTGAAATAGTGGAGGTGATTCACTCATGGTCTGCACCAAGATCCTTAAGTACTAGTACCATGTATTCTTTTGCTCAG AGGGATGACATAGAAGTTCTTGATGAGCCTCTCTATGCAAATTTCCTTCGAGTTACTGGTCTTGATAGACCTTACAGGAAAGAACTACTCTCCAAAATG GAATCTGATGGAAATAAGGTGGTGAATGATATAATTTTTGGTCCAGGAAGGATGAAGTATAGATATTGTAAG CACATAGCAAAGCAAAGGGTACCAGGTTTGACAAATGATCTAATGAAGAAAGGGAAACACTTCATTCTGATCAGAAATCCTCTTGACATTTTG CCATCATTTGACAAGGTTGTGGCTCCATCTTTCTTTGAGTTGGGATTGGCAGAGCTTGTCTGTATATACAACGAGCTTCGCGAGCTAGGCAAGTCGCCGCCTGTTATTGATGCTGCAGACCTTCAACAACATCCTGAG GCTACTCTGCGAGGTCTTTgtgatgatttggagatccctttTCAACCTACCATGCTCAG TTGGGAAGAAGGTCCAAAATCAATAGATGGCTTATGGGCACCTTGGTGGTATGAATCTATTCATAAATCTACTTGTTTTAACCAAGCGAAAAGGTATCCTCAG ACATTTCCATTTTCTCTGTATGATCTGTTGGAGCAAAGTCTACCGTTGTACAATATGCTTCGACGCCATGTGAAGAAGAAGCAATCATCACTTCTAAGCCCTCCTTTACCACTTCCTGACCTTCCTGTTCCTACAAATGAGAAAATTCTTGTTTGGGTTGGTGATGAGATTGTGCCGCGTGATAGCGCAAAG GTATCTGTGTTTGATTCGGTTGTCCAAGGGGGCGACTCGGTTTGGGAGGGTCTTAGAGTGTATAATGGCAAGATATTCAAGCTTGAAGAACATCTAGACAG GATGTTTGATTCAGCAAAAGCTTTGGCTTTTGAAAATGTTCCAACTAGAGATGAG ATTAAGGATgcaattttcagaaccttgattagGAATGGCATGTTTGACAATTCACACATCAGACTATCTCTAACAAGAGGGAAGAAG GTCACTTCTGGGATGAGTCCAGCATTCAATCTATATGGATGCACATTAATTG TGCTCGCTGAATGGAAGCCCCCAGTATATGATAATACACGTGGTATCGTtcttgtaactgcttcaactcgcCGTAATTCACCTAAT AGTTTGGATTCAAAGATTCATCACAATAACCTCCTCAATAATATACTTGCAAAG ATTGAAGGCAATAACGCAAAAGTAGATGATGCAATTATGCTAGACAAAGATGGTTATGTATCTGAAACCAATGCAACTAACATT TTCATAGTAAAGAAGGGACGCGTTAGCACTCCTCATGCCGATTATTGTCTTCCTGGGATTACCCGCGCTACG ATAATGGATCTAGTGGTGAAGGAGGACTTAATCTTAGAGGAGCGAAGAATTAGCTTATCAGAAGTGCACACCGCAGACGAG ATGTGGACATCAGGAACCATGGGAGAACTAAGCCCA GTGGTGAAAGTTGATGGACGCAGAATTGGTGATGGAGAAATAGGGCCTGTCACTAAAAGATTGCAAGATGCTTATAAAAATTTGACACAACAATCTGGTGTTCCTATACCAACTTACCTTGCAAATTGA